One genomic window of Polyangiaceae bacterium includes the following:
- a CDS encoding CAP domain-containing protein: MRRWILAPLFVVGLAGCGPRNTNPEPPPLERPTGPLNAEQAERYVVDLVNRHRAAHGLDPVEWDETAAKAARRHAADMTRVGYTAHWGSDGSVPEQRYSEAGGAHLVQENAACFFDGTPRELDPNPMFDPLQLERIENAFYDEQPPNDGHRTNILKRWHNGLGVGLAKPVGVEQPCMAQEFTDKYVDLETLPTQATRGQLIRVAGEIKPPVEFGGVGLGRIDPARPKSAAELNQTSTYAMPAPDTLYAPEGFVTPKPVKVNGAKFEIEIPLGKTPGRYMVSVWGRYPDQKDLGMISLRSITVR; the protein is encoded by the coding sequence ATGCGTCGCTGGATCCTTGCTCCCCTGTTCGTGGTCGGCCTGGCCGGCTGTGGCCCCCGCAACACCAATCCCGAGCCGCCGCCACTCGAGCGCCCTACGGGGCCCCTGAACGCCGAGCAAGCCGAACGCTACGTGGTCGACCTGGTGAACCGTCACCGGGCTGCTCATGGTCTGGATCCGGTGGAGTGGGACGAGACGGCTGCCAAGGCTGCTCGCCGACACGCGGCTGACATGACAAGGGTGGGATACACCGCGCATTGGGGTAGCGACGGGTCGGTTCCAGAGCAGCGCTATTCGGAGGCTGGGGGAGCGCACCTTGTACAGGAGAACGCCGCCTGCTTTTTCGATGGGACGCCGCGAGAGTTGGATCCGAACCCGATGTTCGATCCATTGCAGCTCGAGCGGATCGAGAACGCGTTCTACGACGAGCAGCCGCCCAACGATGGGCACCGCACCAATATCCTCAAGCGCTGGCATAACGGGCTTGGTGTGGGACTGGCGAAGCCAGTGGGGGTCGAGCAGCCCTGCATGGCTCAGGAGTTCACCGACAAGTACGTCGACCTCGAGACGTTGCCCACCCAGGCGACGCGCGGACAGCTGATTCGCGTTGCGGGCGAGATCAAGCCGCCGGTGGAGTTCGGGGGCGTGGGACTTGGCCGCATTGACCCAGCGCGCCCGAAGTCTGCGGCGGAGTTAAACCAGACCTCGACCTATGCGATGCCGGCTCCGGACACGCTCTACGCCCCTGAAGGCTTCGTTACTCCCAAGCCGGTCAAGGTGAATGGCGCCAAGTTCGAGATCGAAATTCCGCTTGGAAAAACTCCAGGGCGCTACATGGTCAGTGTCTGGGGGCGCTACCCAGATCAGAAAGACCTCGGGATGATTAGCCTCCGCAGCATCACCGTGCGCTAG
- a CDS encoding serine/threonine protein kinase yields the protein MTERIGELIADRYQLTSELGRGGSSVVYRAFDAQEHREVAVKVLHESFAGREDFGVRMVREFRAMRLLAGTAAVQAYGLCASLQGALCLVMELLEGKDLDDHLLRPEARGRGVSVSELLTLLHPIITTLERGHELGIVHRDLKPGNVFVLARSWQGEASGEYQTRGQELSSRVRLLDYGFCHASDTRSITPHGTVLGSPSYIAPEVWRGRAGAPDPAIDIYSLGAIVFRLLAGRVPFEADSLRRKLELVCTGERPSLHALRPDLPVEIDDWVQQVLAIQPKHRFSRVGALWAALQEALGERYDAKRGGVLSEPPDEAHSG from the coding sequence ATGACTGAGCGCATCGGAGAACTCATAGCTGATCGCTACCAGCTCACCTCAGAGCTTGGCCGCGGCGGCTCCAGCGTGGTGTACCGCGCCTTCGATGCTCAAGAGCATCGCGAGGTCGCGGTCAAGGTGCTGCACGAGAGCTTTGCTGGCCGTGAGGACTTCGGCGTGCGCATGGTGCGCGAGTTCCGCGCGATGCGTCTGCTGGCAGGCACGGCCGCAGTTCAAGCCTACGGGCTGTGTGCGAGTCTCCAAGGCGCGCTGTGTCTCGTGATGGAGCTGCTCGAGGGCAAGGACCTGGATGATCACCTGCTGCGGCCGGAGGCACGCGGGCGGGGTGTCTCCGTGTCGGAGCTCTTGACCCTGCTGCACCCGATCATCACCACGCTCGAACGTGGGCATGAGCTGGGCATCGTCCACCGCGATTTGAAGCCCGGCAATGTGTTCGTGCTCGCACGAAGTTGGCAGGGCGAGGCGTCTGGGGAGTACCAAACCCGGGGCCAGGAACTCAGCAGTCGAGTGCGCCTGCTCGACTACGGCTTCTGCCACGCATCCGATACTCGTTCCATCACACCCCACGGAACCGTGTTGGGCTCGCCGAGCTACATTGCGCCCGAGGTCTGGCGAGGTCGCGCGGGCGCGCCGGATCCGGCAATCGATATCTACTCGCTGGGTGCGATCGTGTTCCGCTTGCTGGCGGGACGGGTGCCGTTCGAGGCGGATAGCCTCAGGCGAAAGCTGGAGCTGGTGTGCACTGGCGAGCGACCCAGCCTGCATGCGCTGCGGCCCGATTTGCCCGTGGAGATCGACGACTGGGTGCAGCAGGTGTTGGCGATCCAGCCGAAACACCGCTTCAGTCGCGTTGGCGCGCTCTGGGCGGCGCTCCAGGAGGCGCTCGGCGAGCGCTACGACGCCAAGCGCGGCGGTGTGCTGAGCGAGCCGCCCGACGAAGCCCACAGCGGCTGA
- the bcp gene encoding thioredoxin-dependent thiol peroxidase, giving the protein MAAKRSNAKSTGPVKKSPGKKASKPAAKKAAKKASKPAAKKASKPAAKKAAKKASKPAAKKAAKKASKPAAKKAAKKASKPAAKQAAQPAKAAAKPAKKAEAPAQVAPPAAAGLAVGDQAPSFELPDQDGNTLTSASLVGAPYIIYFYPKDDTPGCTKEACGFQAEKPAFESAGVRVIGVSPDSPASHTKFRAKYGLEFTLLSDADKQLAEAYGVWVMKQNYGRQYMGIQRSTFLVDAAGKVARSWRNVKVNGHVEAVLGASQA; this is encoded by the coding sequence ATGGCGGCAAAGCGAAGCAACGCGAAGAGCACCGGTCCCGTAAAAAAATCCCCAGGGAAAAAAGCGAGCAAACCCGCTGCGAAGAAGGCAGCCAAGAAGGCGAGCAAGCCCGCTGCGAAGAAGGCAAGCAAGCCCGCTGCGAAGAAGGCAGCCAAGAAGGCGAGCAAGCCCGCTGCGAAGAAGGCAGCCAAGAAGGCGAGCAAACCCGCTGCGAAGAAGGCAGCCAAGAAGGCGAGCAAGCCCGCTGCGAAGCAGGCAGCGCAGCCCGCGAAGGCAGCAGCCAAGCCTGCGAAGAAGGCGGAAGCTCCGGCGCAGGTCGCTCCGCCTGCCGCCGCAGGGCTTGCGGTGGGCGACCAGGCGCCGAGTTTCGAGCTACCTGATCAGGACGGAAACACGCTTACATCCGCCAGCCTGGTGGGGGCGCCCTACATCATCTACTTCTACCCCAAGGACGACACGCCGGGCTGCACCAAGGAGGCATGCGGTTTCCAAGCGGAAAAGCCTGCTTTCGAGAGCGCCGGAGTGAGAGTGATCGGCGTCAGTCCCGATAGCCCGGCGAGCCACACCAAGTTTCGCGCGAAGTACGGTCTCGAGTTCACGTTGCTGTCCGATGCAGACAAGCAGCTGGCCGAGGCCTATGGCGTCTGGGTGATGAAACAGAACTACGGGCGCCAGTACATGGGGATCCAGCGCAGCACATTCCTCGTGGATGCTGCTGGCAAGGTTGCCCGGTCGTGGCGCAACGTGAAGGTGAACGGCCACGTCGAAGCCGTGCTCGGCGCTTCGCAGGCTTAG
- a CDS encoding EAL domain-containing protein: MKYTPHTNILSDAPNAPPGGTFRRRDSMVALDNMVQADDLSVVFQPIINLDDGALFAYEALVRCSVPTFANPAMLFERAVDTGCSGRLGRMIREIAVPLCSGIPLFVNVHPSELNESWLVRPDDPIFIHDHDIYVEITESVPMTHFELCRSVLNEVRSRGGIHLVVDDLGAGYSNLKRIADLEPRVVKLDRGLIEGIDQSRRQQQLVKSVVRLCVDLGSVVVAEGIETYSEFVASRDTGAHYGQGYLFARPGFPMPRVAWPPEP; this comes from the coding sequence GTGAAGTACACACCGCACACGAACATTCTCTCCGACGCGCCGAACGCGCCCCCGGGAGGCACATTCCGTCGGCGTGACTCGATGGTCGCATTGGACAACATGGTCCAGGCGGACGACTTGAGCGTCGTTTTTCAGCCGATCATCAACCTGGATGACGGCGCGCTCTTCGCCTACGAGGCCCTCGTCCGCTGCTCCGTTCCGACCTTCGCCAACCCTGCCATGCTCTTCGAGCGTGCCGTCGACACGGGCTGCTCCGGGCGTCTTGGACGCATGATCCGCGAGATCGCCGTGCCCCTGTGTAGCGGGATCCCACTCTTCGTGAACGTGCACCCGAGCGAACTCAACGAGAGCTGGCTGGTCCGTCCGGACGATCCGATCTTCATCCACGACCACGACATCTACGTGGAAATCACTGAGAGCGTGCCGATGACCCACTTCGAGCTGTGCCGCAGCGTGCTCAACGAGGTGCGCTCCCGGGGCGGCATTCATTTGGTGGTCGACGATCTCGGGGCGGGGTACTCGAACCTGAAGCGCATCGCGGACCTCGAGCCGCGGGTGGTGAAGCTAGACCGCGGTTTGATCGAAGGCATCGACCAGAGCCGCCGCCAGCAACAGCTGGTGAAGAGCGTGGTGAGGTTGTGCGTGGATCTCGGGTCAGTGGTCGTCGCTGAGGGGATCGAGACCTACAGCGAATTCGTGGCTTCGAGGGACACCGGCGCTCACTATGGCCAGGGCTACTTGTTTGCTCGCCCCGGCTTCCCCATGCCGCGCGTCGCCTGGCCACCGGAGCCCTGA
- a CDS encoding DUF4159 domain-containing protein produces MQRFSRRHALAGLAAVLCASRATAFGQAGAFQARLLKTGGIEPSGPRLSGPERWGWELVRRTSAPGRLVTKLVAADDPALFDEPFVMWCGEKPPPPLSGPERRGLLQFIHLGGVLLIDDWDPQSGAFTKAIRAELEGLLPESPIVALPPEHVLFKTYYIVDRPYGRLEGPKTVEAIVRGGYAQVLLLQHDILGALARTRSGGWALGVEPGGFLQREYAIRLAVNIAMYVLCSDYKDDQVHVAWLIRRGAAVRP; encoded by the coding sequence ATGCAGCGCTTCTCTCGCAGGCATGCCCTTGCCGGCCTAGCTGCCGTGCTGTGCGCCTCGCGCGCCACAGCGTTTGGTCAAGCTGGCGCGTTTCAAGCGCGCTTGCTGAAAACTGGCGGCATCGAACCGTCAGGACCTCGGCTGAGCGGTCCCGAGCGCTGGGGTTGGGAGCTCGTGCGCCGCACCAGCGCCCCGGGCCGCTTGGTCACGAAGCTGGTCGCGGCTGACGACCCAGCTCTGTTCGATGAACCCTTCGTGATGTGGTGCGGAGAGAAGCCGCCGCCGCCGCTCTCAGGGCCTGAGCGGCGCGGCCTCTTGCAGTTCATCCACCTCGGCGGCGTGCTCCTGATTGACGACTGGGACCCGCAGAGCGGCGCCTTCACCAAAGCTATCCGTGCGGAACTGGAAGGCCTGTTGCCCGAGTCGCCGATCGTAGCGCTGCCACCGGAGCATGTGCTCTTCAAGACGTACTACATCGTTGACCGCCCCTATGGCCGCTTGGAAGGCCCCAAGACGGTGGAAGCGATCGTGCGTGGCGGCTACGCCCAGGTGCTGCTCCTGCAGCACGATATTCTGGGAGCGCTGGCCCGCACGCGGTCTGGTGGTTGGGCACTGGGCGTTGAGCCAGGTGGCTTTCTGCAGCGCGAATATGCGATTCGCTTGGCCGTCAATATCGCGATGTACGTCTTGTGCTCGGACTACAAAGACGACCAAGTGCACGTCGCTTGGCTGATTCGTCGTGGCGCCGCCGTGAGGCCATGA
- a CDS encoding inositol-3-phosphate synthase has protein sequence MKQPENITKPAGKLLVLLPGMGAVATTFIAGCLLARKGLAQPLGSLTQLGTIRLGKRTDNRTPRIKDFAPLAALDQLEFAGWDLFPDTAYESAVNAEVLSAKHLDPIREELDAIKPMKAVFYPEYVKRLHGTHIKSAPTKAEMVEELRKDIREAMKALGCDRAVAVWCGSTETYIEAGPVHQTIAAFEEGLKNNDPGISASMIYAWACLKEGVPYANGAPNLSNDFNAAYDLAKETGTPISGKDFKTGQTLMKTILAPGLKARMIGLQGWFSTNILGNRDGEVLDDPDNFKTKEVSKLGVLEHILQPELYPELYGNVYHKVRINYYPPRGDAKEGWDNLDITGWLGYPMQIKVDFLCRDSILAAPIVLDLALFMDLAKRAKFRGIQEWLSFYFKSPITPDGLYPEHDLFIQSMKLKNTLRWMMGEELITHLGNEYYD, from the coding sequence ATGAAACAGCCTGAGAATATCACCAAGCCCGCCGGCAAGTTGCTGGTCCTCCTGCCCGGCATGGGAGCCGTCGCAACCACTTTCATTGCTGGCTGCCTGCTGGCGCGCAAGGGCCTCGCCCAGCCCCTCGGGTCGCTGACCCAGCTGGGAACCATTCGCCTCGGTAAGCGCACGGACAACCGCACCCCGCGGATCAAGGACTTCGCGCCGCTGGCAGCACTCGACCAGCTGGAGTTCGCGGGCTGGGACCTATTCCCAGACACCGCTTATGAGTCCGCGGTCAACGCGGAGGTGCTAAGCGCGAAACACCTGGATCCGATCCGCGAGGAGCTGGACGCAATCAAGCCGATGAAGGCGGTGTTCTACCCCGAGTATGTCAAGCGCCTCCACGGCACGCACATCAAGTCGGCACCGACCAAGGCGGAGATGGTCGAAGAGCTGCGTAAGGATATCCGCGAGGCAATGAAAGCCCTCGGTTGCGATCGCGCAGTCGCTGTTTGGTGTGGCTCCACCGAGACCTACATCGAAGCCGGGCCGGTGCACCAGACCATCGCGGCGTTCGAAGAAGGGCTGAAGAACAACGACCCGGGGATCTCCGCCTCGATGATCTACGCCTGGGCTTGCCTCAAGGAAGGCGTGCCTTACGCGAACGGTGCCCCGAACCTGAGCAACGACTTCAACGCGGCCTACGATCTCGCGAAGGAAACCGGCACCCCGATCAGCGGGAAGGACTTCAAGACGGGACAGACCCTGATGAAGACCATCCTGGCTCCGGGTCTGAAGGCGCGGATGATCGGCCTCCAGGGCTGGTTCTCGACCAATATCCTCGGCAACCGCGACGGCGAGGTCTTGGATGATCCGGACAACTTCAAGACCAAGGAGGTCTCGAAGCTCGGCGTGCTCGAGCACATCCTCCAGCCCGAGCTGTACCCGGAGCTTTACGGAAACGTCTACCACAAGGTCCGCATCAACTATTACCCGCCCCGCGGCGACGCGAAGGAGGGTTGGGACAACCTGGACATCACCGGCTGGCTCGGCTACCCGATGCAGATCAAGGTCGACTTCCTCTGCCGTGACTCGATCCTCGCGGCACCGATCGTGCTCGACCTCGCGTTGTTCATGGATCTGGCCAAGCGCGCCAAGTTCCGCGGTATTCAGGAGTGGCTCAGCTTCTACTTCAAGAGCCCGATCACCCCGGACGGGCTGTATCCAGAGCACGATCTCTTCATCCAGTCGATGAAGCTCAAGAACACCCTACGCTGGATGATGGGCGAAGAGCTGATCACCCACCTGGGCAACGAGTACTACGACTGA
- a CDS encoding phosphocholine cytidylyltransferase family protein translates to MENSQPAVEPTRCAVILVAGVGSRLRPLTDDRPKALVEVQGETILHRAVRLLIQYGITRLVLATGYREDAVRAALEGVGAEVVYCPNPRFDSTQNSVSLALCADAVGERSFFKLDGDVIFQPELLPRLDASTAELAVGVDAGRKLDEEAMKVVVRNQRRIETFGKGVSIEESAGESIGIERVSGRLSRKLFGALSTSAEDLYYEDVYAQLINSGSLQAEAVDVSDLPWTEIDTFEDLEQARVLLGA, encoded by the coding sequence ATGGAAAACAGCCAACCAGCCGTAGAACCCACGCGGTGCGCAGTCATCTTGGTCGCGGGTGTCGGTTCCCGACTACGGCCGCTCACCGATGACCGGCCGAAGGCGCTGGTGGAGGTCCAAGGTGAGACCATTCTACATCGCGCTGTGCGCCTGTTGATACAGTACGGAATCACACGTCTCGTGTTGGCTACCGGGTATCGCGAAGACGCAGTGCGCGCTGCGCTCGAGGGGGTTGGGGCAGAGGTGGTGTACTGCCCGAACCCTCGCTTCGATTCCACGCAGAATTCCGTCTCTTTGGCGCTCTGCGCAGATGCAGTGGGAGAACGCAGCTTTTTCAAGCTGGATGGGGATGTGATTTTCCAGCCCGAGCTGTTGCCCCGCCTGGACGCGAGCACGGCCGAGCTAGCGGTCGGAGTGGATGCGGGCCGTAAGTTGGATGAGGAAGCGATGAAGGTCGTCGTGCGGAACCAGCGCCGCATTGAGACCTTCGGCAAGGGGGTTTCCATCGAGGAATCCGCCGGGGAGAGCATTGGCATCGAGCGTGTTTCCGGGCGGCTTTCCAGAAAGCTGTTCGGCGCCCTGTCTACCTCTGCCGAAGACCTCTACTACGAGGACGTTTACGCGCAGCTGATCAACTCCGGCTCGCTGCAGGCCGAAGCCGTCGACGTTTCCGATTTGCCGTGGACCGAAATCGATACCTTCGAGGACCTCGAACAAGCGCGCGTGCTGCTGGGCGCTTGA
- the hisC gene encoding histidinol-phosphate transaminase has translation MTDQRPTRAIILAAGTGSRLGEDGDSTPKPIRKVAGVPLLVRVLRTLQGEGIREAVIVLGHEGDAIRQVLNAEPSLALTLRFVENRDFLKKNGVSLLAAKHWVDQPCVLSMSDHLYSPELVRRLLSAELPEGACALGVDYDIERCFDLDDATKVRRSNGRIVNIGKELESYDCLDTGVFRIGPALIAELERVYEAWGDASLSDGVLALAQRGEFFASDVGDARWIDVDTPEMLAKAETMIHVFGDHLGDEPGTGRLPMVDPEAMELFAPSWVRAAKPYNEDHFAIADRGDVQRMMSNESPFAPSPRVLQAIIEAATRGNLYPAGAPQLRARLGEREGFTGENVILGAGSTELIDVVIRTFVAPGEEVLLSVPTFSMYEARCRAVGGIPILVNMTAEREHDVSSLIRAVTERTKVVFLCTPNNPTGNRIPESELRRILRLGLPTVIDEAYVECGDGATYASLLHEFPNAIVLRTFSKAYGLAGMRLGYAIGHQALVRLLSRVKVPWNIPVLTLAAAHAALEDEAEHNARVAELKAGRDVLVREISRIPGLTGIPSEGNFVLVDISSTAWGADELVAALLDHGILIRSLGSHHETRRYVRISVGTAEQNARCIAAFERVMIGHLAATPLAPAYQGVVVGDAE, from the coding sequence ATGACCGATCAGCGTCCCACTCGTGCCATCATCCTCGCCGCTGGTACCGGATCCCGTTTGGGTGAAGATGGTGACTCCACGCCGAAGCCGATCCGCAAGGTAGCGGGCGTGCCGCTCCTGGTTCGTGTCCTGCGAACGCTGCAAGGCGAGGGGATCCGCGAGGCAGTGATCGTCTTGGGTCACGAGGGCGACGCGATTCGCCAGGTGCTGAATGCGGAACCGAGCCTCGCGCTGACGTTGCGCTTCGTCGAAAACCGCGACTTCCTCAAGAAGAACGGCGTCTCGCTGCTGGCGGCGAAGCACTGGGTCGATCAGCCCTGCGTGCTGTCGATGTCCGATCACCTGTACTCACCCGAGCTGGTGCGTCGTCTGCTCAGCGCGGAGCTCCCCGAGGGCGCGTGTGCTCTCGGCGTCGACTACGACATCGAGCGCTGCTTCGATTTGGATGACGCCACCAAGGTGCGGCGCTCGAACGGACGCATCGTCAACATCGGCAAGGAGCTTGAGAGCTACGACTGCCTCGACACCGGTGTCTTCCGCATTGGGCCCGCGCTGATCGCCGAGCTGGAGCGCGTGTACGAAGCTTGGGGCGACGCCTCGCTGAGCGATGGCGTGCTCGCGCTTGCTCAGCGCGGTGAGTTCTTTGCGTCCGACGTTGGCGACGCCCGTTGGATCGACGTCGACACGCCGGAGATGCTGGCCAAGGCCGAGACCATGATTCACGTGTTCGGCGATCACCTCGGTGATGAGCCAGGCACGGGCCGTCTTCCGATGGTCGACCCGGAGGCGATGGAGCTGTTTGCGCCTAGCTGGGTGCGCGCCGCCAAGCCCTACAACGAGGACCACTTCGCGATCGCTGATCGCGGCGACGTGCAGCGCATGATGAGCAACGAGAGCCCGTTTGCTCCCAGCCCCCGCGTCTTGCAGGCGATCATCGAAGCCGCAACTCGCGGCAACTTGTACCCCGCTGGCGCGCCGCAGCTGCGCGCCCGGCTCGGGGAGCGCGAAGGCTTCACCGGGGAAAACGTGATCCTGGGCGCGGGCTCCACGGAGCTGATCGACGTCGTCATCCGTACCTTCGTCGCTCCCGGCGAGGAAGTGCTCCTCAGCGTGCCCACTTTCAGCATGTACGAGGCGCGCTGTCGCGCCGTGGGTGGCATTCCGATCCTCGTCAACATGACCGCCGAGCGCGAGCACGATGTCTCGTCTCTAATCCGCGCGGTAACGGAGCGTACGAAAGTCGTCTTCCTCTGCACCCCGAACAATCCCACCGGTAACCGCATTCCGGAGAGTGAGCTGCGCCGCATCCTGCGCCTCGGCCTGCCGACGGTGATCGACGAGGCTTACGTTGAGTGTGGCGATGGCGCGACCTACGCGTCCTTGCTCCACGAGTTCCCCAACGCCATCGTGCTGCGCACCTTCTCCAAGGCCTATGGGCTCGCTGGAATGCGCCTTGGCTACGCCATCGGGCACCAAGCGCTGGTGCGTTTGCTGAGCCGGGTCAAGGTGCCCTGGAACATCCCGGTGCTCACTCTGGCGGCTGCCCACGCTGCTTTGGAGGATGAGGCTGAGCACAACGCGCGCGTTGCCGAACTCAAGGCTGGGCGCGACGTGCTGGTCCGTGAGATCTCGCGTATCCCGGGGCTCACCGGGATCCCCAGCGAAGGCAACTTCGTCCTGGTGGACATCTCGAGCACCGCCTGGGGCGCGGATGAGTTGGTCGCTGCGCTGCTGGACCACGGGATCCTCATTCGCTCCCTGGGTTCGCACCACGAGACCCGCCGCTACGTACGCATCAGCGTCGGCACCGCCGAGCAGAACGCCCGTTGTATCGCCGCCTTTGAGCGCGTGATGATTGGCCACCTCGCTGCCACGCCGCTGGCGCCAGCCTACCAAGGTGTGGTGGTCGGGGACGCTGAGTAA
- a CDS encoding CDP-alcohol phosphatidyltransferase family protein has translation MGFWAGYWSSLKSRDIEEPIDVWVHRPLAYLIARAAFPTPISPNFITLVSILFGIATGVCFLWPFAYHVQLGGVFLFWSAVWDCADGQLARMRGTASTFGRMLDGVADLVVSICGMGGAVVLMLQDYHDPWWYGVIVVVLGLLTIYTGSSHTATYDMYKNVFLRMTKPGYQEAEDWSAAKARHDADPPTGWVGRLAWYLYLFYLKEQRSRLVSFDPELANFSQFPPYSEELAARYRELALPMMRLWRGWFGFGSLVFAVSLFCWFDAVAVYIVLRLVGLNAFYFLYMRPRQRRLTRQLIELGVLPARAEAA, from the coding sequence ATGGGTTTCTGGGCCGGCTATTGGAGCAGCCTCAAGTCGCGGGACATCGAAGAGCCCATCGACGTCTGGGTGCATCGTCCTTTGGCCTACCTGATCGCCCGGGCGGCGTTTCCTACGCCCATCTCTCCGAACTTCATCACGCTGGTCTCGATCCTGTTCGGCATCGCCACCGGGGTGTGTTTCCTTTGGCCGTTCGCGTACCACGTGCAGCTGGGGGGCGTGTTCCTTTTCTGGTCCGCGGTTTGGGACTGCGCTGACGGTCAGCTCGCGCGCATGCGCGGAACCGCTTCGACCTTTGGCCGCATGCTCGATGGCGTTGCCGACCTGGTTGTCAGCATCTGCGGCATGGGCGGCGCCGTGGTCTTGATGCTTCAGGACTATCACGACCCCTGGTGGTACGGCGTGATCGTGGTCGTGCTGGGGCTCTTGACCATCTACACGGGCTCCAGCCACACCGCGACCTACGACATGTACAAGAACGTGTTCTTGCGCATGACCAAGCCGGGCTACCAAGAGGCGGAAGATTGGTCCGCTGCGAAGGCCCGTCACGACGCCGACCCGCCTACGGGCTGGGTGGGGCGCCTCGCCTGGTACCTCTACCTCTTCTACTTGAAAGAGCAGCGCTCGCGCCTCGTGAGCTTCGACCCGGAGCTCGCGAACTTCAGTCAGTTCCCGCCGTATTCGGAGGAGCTTGCCGCGCGGTACCGCGAACTTGCGCTGCCTATGATGCGACTCTGGCGCGGTTGGTTCGGCTTCGGTTCGTTGGTGTTCGCGGTGAGCCTGTTCTGCTGGTTCGATGCCGTGGCGGTGTACATCGTGCTGCGTCTGGTTGGGCTCAATGCGTTCTACTTCCTCTACATGCGTCCCCGACAGCGCCGCCTCACGCGGCAGCTGATCGAGCTTGGGGTCTTGCCGGCGCGCGCCGAAGCTGCGTGA